One segment of Sphingobacteriales bacterium DNA contains the following:
- a CDS encoding GMC family oxidoreductase, with translation MMQTTNFDYDYVVIGSGFGGSVSALRLSEKGYKVLVIEKGKWFNKPEDFPKTNWNLRKWLWLPDLKMTGLFKLTIFRHVAVLSGAGVGGGSLVYANTLPVPKSPFFNSGAWRGLCDWEQELKPFYALAKHMLGATPHPYMSKSDKVMQTLAEQMGKPEAFQKTEVAVYFGKPGETVPDPYFEGKGPSRTGCTLCGGCMLGCRFNSKNTLDKNYLYLAQQFGCTIKAETEVYDVVPIHEDGSAGYTIHFKESLSYFPKKGSVTAKGVVFAGGVLGTMDLLLRLKEKSLPRLSPILGKGVRTNSESLIGVTTFDKKTSFSEGIAIGSIVNIDENRHIEPVKYSEGSGFWRIFMAPMVQGKTMSERFYRMIQDFFRYPVANLKAFLIDDWSKRTQILLYMESIDSTLQMKRSRWGFKKTALAEGEAPTAFNPVAQDIARKVEKIINGKAMVMNTETLLGIPSTAHILGGACMGANAESGVIDKNNRVFNYENMLICDGSMISANIGVNPSLTITALTERAMHLIPPKV, from the coding sequence ATGATGCAAACAACAAATTTTGATTACGATTATGTAGTTATCGGCAGTGGTTTTGGCGGCTCGGTATCGGCGTTGCGGCTCTCGGAAAAAGGCTACAAGGTACTCGTCATCGAAAAAGGAAAATGGTTCAATAAGCCCGAAGATTTTCCGAAAACCAACTGGAATTTGCGAAAATGGTTGTGGTTGCCGGATTTAAAAATGACGGGGCTTTTCAAACTCACCATTTTCAGGCATGTGGCGGTGTTGAGCGGTGCAGGTGTGGGCGGCGGCTCCTTGGTATATGCCAATACTTTGCCTGTGCCCAAATCTCCTTTTTTTAATTCGGGAGCGTGGCGCGGTTTGTGCGACTGGGAGCAGGAACTAAAACCTTTCTATGCCCTCGCCAAACACATGCTCGGTGCTACGCCACACCCTTATATGAGCAAAAGCGATAAAGTGATGCAAACCTTAGCCGAGCAAATGGGAAAACCGGAGGCTTTTCAAAAAACGGAGGTGGCGGTGTATTTCGGCAAACCCGGCGAAACCGTCCCCGACCCCTATTTTGAAGGCAAGGGTCCTTCGCGTACCGGCTGTACCCTCTGCGGCGGCTGTATGTTGGGCTGCCGTTTTAATTCCAAAAACACCTTAGATAAAAATTATCTGTATCTCGCCCAACAATTTGGCTGCACCATCAAAGCCGAAACCGAAGTATATGATGTAGTACCAATCCACGAAGACGGTAGCGCGGGCTATACCATTCATTTCAAAGAGTCGCTTTCATATTTTCCTAAAAAAGGAAGCGTAACCGCCAAAGGGGTGGTATTTGCGGGCGGAGTACTCGGCACGATGGATTTGCTGCTGCGCCTGAAAGAAAAATCGCTGCCGCGTTTGTCGCCGATACTCGGCAAGGGTGTGCGCACCAACTCCGAAAGTTTGATAGGCGTGACGACTTTTGACAAAAAAACGAGTTTTTCCGAAGGTATCGCCATTGGTTCTATTGTAAATATTGACGAAAACCGCCACATAGAGCCGGTAAAATATTCCGAAGGTTCGGGATTTTGGCGCATTTTTATGGCTCCTATGGTGCAGGGGAAAACCATGTCGGAGCGTTTTTATCGAATGATACAAGATTTTTTCCGCTATCCGGTTGCCAATTTAAAAGCATTTCTTATTGACGACTGGAGCAAACGCACCCAAATACTCTTGTATATGGAAAGCATCGACTCCACTTTGCAAATGAAACGCTCGCGCTGGGGCTTCAAAAAAACCGCTTTGGCAGAAGGAGAAGCACCTACCGCTTTTAACCCTGTGGCGCAGGATATTGCCCGCAAAGTAGAAAAAATCATCAACGGAAAAGCCATGGTGATGAATACCGAAACTTTGTTGGGTATTCCTTCTACGGCACATATTTTGGGCGGAGCTTGTATGGGCGCAAATGCCGAAAGCGGCGTTATTGACAAAAATAATCGGGTATTCAATTATGAAAATATGCTGATATGCGATGGCAGTATGATTTCCGCCAATATTGGCGTTAATCCGAGCCTCACCATCACGGCACTCACCGAAAGAGCCATGCACTTGATACCGCCCAAAGTCTGA
- a CDS encoding DUF1599 domain-containing protein: MNHTLQAYQSQLAVCRDIFEKKTKDYGTSWRIMRTASITDQIYIKAQRLRTLQTVRQQKIDDTQESEFIGIVNYALMALIQMQLGVSDTADELGETQALARYNEAAHQAEALMLRKNHDYGEAWRLMRVESITDLILVKLLRIKQIEDNEGKTLISEGIDANYLDIINYALFALIKLSEAIA, from the coding sequence ATGAATCATACTTTACAGGCATATCAATCACAATTGGCAGTTTGTCGGGATATTTTTGAAAAAAAAACCAAAGATTACGGCACTTCGTGGCGCATTATGCGCACCGCTTCCATCACCGACCAAATCTATATCAAAGCGCAACGGCTGCGCACTTTGCAGACTGTGCGCCAACAAAAAATTGACGATACACAGGAAAGCGAATTTATCGGTATCGTGAATTATGCTTTGATGGCTTTGATACAAATGCAATTGGGCGTGAGCGATACCGCCGATGAATTGGGCGAGACGCAGGCACTCGCCCGCTACAACGAAGCCGCACACCAAGCCGAAGCTCTGATGCTGCGCAAAAACCACGACTACGGCGAAGCATGGCGGCTGATGCGCGTGGAGTCTATTACGGATTTGATTTTGGTAAAATTGTTGCGCATCAAACAAATAGAGGACAATGAAGGAAAAACACTCATTTCCGAAGGTATTGATGCCAATTATTTGGATATTATCAATTATGCTTTATTTGCTTTGATAAAATTATCGGAAGCGATAGCATAG
- a CDS encoding SCO family protein yields the protein MTSRQKLLGLLVLFAGVFFSFTFYYILPALYGRPGGADVLQPLKRYFPITDEFQSDNTIRVKDTLYHRIGPFQFIDQDGLPFSEKNLTDHIYIADFFFTRCGTICPKLSKSLEKLQTRLKDEKNLLFLSHTVDPDYDTPQILKEYGQHYNADFTRWKFLSGYTRDEFYPFVKSNYFVTAMPGAQGSVDMFDHTEKMVLVDRNRIIRGYYDGTDSLAMSRLVKDVMVLQVEYQQRKTIEYDPKRAPKK from the coding sequence ATGACTTCTCGACAAAAACTATTGGGTTTGTTGGTATTGTTTGCGGGAGTATTTTTTTCTTTTACATTTTATTATATACTTCCTGCCCTGTATGGCCGTCCGGGTGGTGCAGATGTATTGCAGCCGCTTAAACGCTATTTCCCGATTACAGATGAGTTTCAGAGCGACAATACTATTCGTGTGAAAGATACCCTGTATCATCGCATTGGACCCTTTCAATTTATAGACCAAGACGGTCTGCCTTTCAGCGAAAAAAACTTAACCGACCATATTTATATCGCAGACTTTTTCTTTACACGCTGCGGTACGATTTGCCCCAAATTGTCCAAAAGTCTCGAAAAACTCCAAACCCGCCTCAAAGATGAAAAAAACCTCTTGTTTCTGTCGCATACCGTTGATCCCGACTACGATACGCCGCAAATACTCAAAGAATACGGACAACACTACAATGCCGACTTTACACGCTGGAAATTTTTAAGTGGCTACACGCGCGATGAATTTTATCCTTTTGTGAAAAGCAATTATTTTGTAACCGCCATGCCCGGCGCGCAGGGCAGCGTGGACATGTTTGATCATACCGAAAAAATGGTATTGGTGGACAGAAACCGCATCATTCGCGGCTACTACGACGGCACCGACTCGCTGGCAATGAGCCGCTTGGTGAAAGATGTGATGGTATTGCAAGTGGAATACCAACAGCGAAAAACCATTGAATACGACCCCAAACGCGCCCCAAAAAAATAA
- a CDS encoding penicillin acylase family protein: MMTSWIKFLAALLFSALFVWTLNTSFIIKGKPLPAVGKLFNPFSGFWNSGESAKALKGSQTYDFPELTGKVTVVYDERLVPHIFAENTADALFVQGYVTAQHRLWQMDFATRAAAGRISEVIGEAAVNFDKEKRRKGMVYAAQNAVEVWKKDAAAYTLVEQYSAGVNAYIQQLAPKDYPVEYKILDYAPEAWSPLKTALFFKSMAETLCSEETDAEASNTLRYFGKPIFDFLYPEYFPQQSPVVPDQNEWKNYRSLNIPDSTALPAVKAAAYRSLPAADFNICAFGNSDNPYLNSNIDDFLQQKDMHAGSNNWAVAAWKTKNGNPILCNDPHLQLSLPAIWYEIQIHTPQSNAYGVSLPGIPGIIIGFNEYIAWGETNLEHDVSDWYNIQWKNAARNSYIIDGQEKPVQWVVERIAVRGKKEALIDSVRYTQWGPVVYEDSSNIHQNMALHWLAHEKSNANELVAFVELAQAKNYNDYVKAIGKFGSPPQNIVFACKDGDIALTVQGQLPIKNEEQGRFVQAGNDSKNAWHGFIPNEQLPRLKNPERGFVSSANQHSTTPDYPYYYNGGFDHYRGRYLNRRLAEMDSITVDDMKRLQTDAHSIKAEEALPLLMQFLEPARLDAAEKPYAEMLQGWNYSYEADKVAPIIFETWFDEYYKMLWDENLSVRDTLSILMPETYTAIALLRDHPQHFFFDTKATPVQETAKDIVTLSFKSAVKIITDWKTANPQKNLNWAEYRNTHIPHLAKIEAFSEENIQCNGTKTALNAVQTEWAPSWRMVVELGNPIKAWGVYPGGQSGNPFSSYYRNFVDTWSKGEYYELNFWKSPEDAKDKVLMQQNFE; encoded by the coding sequence ATGATGACTTCTTGGATAAAATTTTTGGCAGCTTTGTTGTTTTCTGCCTTGTTTGTATGGACACTCAATACATCTTTTATCATCAAAGGAAAACCCCTGCCGGCAGTAGGCAAATTGTTTAATCCTTTCAGCGGCTTTTGGAATAGCGGCGAATCCGCCAAAGCCCTCAAAGGCAGCCAAACCTACGATTTTCCTGAACTCACGGGCAAAGTGACGGTTGTTTATGATGAACGCCTCGTACCCCATATTTTTGCAGAAAATACCGCCGATGCCCTCTTTGTGCAGGGCTATGTGACGGCGCAGCACCGTTTGTGGCAAATGGACTTTGCTACTCGTGCCGCCGCCGGCAGAATTTCGGAAGTCATTGGCGAGGCAGCTGTCAATTTTGATAAAGAAAAACGCCGCAAAGGAATGGTGTATGCCGCCCAAAATGCCGTAGAAGTATGGAAAAAAGATGCCGCCGCTTATACCTTGGTGGAGCAATACAGTGCCGGTGTAAATGCTTATATCCAACAATTAGCTCCCAAAGATTATCCGGTAGAGTACAAAATTTTGGATTATGCACCCGAAGCGTGGTCGCCTTTGAAAACCGCTCTCTTTTTTAAATCTATGGCAGAAACGCTCTGCTCCGAAGAAACTGATGCCGAAGCCTCCAACACCTTGCGCTACTTCGGAAAACCCATTTTTGATTTCCTTTATCCCGAATATTTTCCGCAGCAAAGCCCCGTTGTTCCCGACCAAAACGAGTGGAAAAACTATCGCTCGCTCAATATCCCCGACAGCACCGCCCTGCCAGCCGTCAAAGCTGCTGCCTATCGCTCTCTGCCCGCCGCCGACTTTAATATATGTGCCTTCGGCAACAGCGACAACCCCTATTTGAACAGCAATATTGATGATTTTTTGCAACAAAAAGATATGCATGCCGGCAGCAACAACTGGGCAGTAGCCGCGTGGAAAACCAAAAATGGCAACCCTATTTTGTGCAACGACCCGCATTTGCAGTTGAGTTTGCCCGCTATTTGGTACGAAATTCAGATACATACCCCGCAATCCAATGCCTATGGCGTATCCTTGCCCGGCATACCTGGTATTATTATCGGATTTAATGAATATATCGCTTGGGGCGAAACAAATCTGGAGCACGATGTAAGCGATTGGTACAATATACAATGGAAAAATGCCGCCCGCAACAGCTATATCATAGACGGTCAGGAAAAACCCGTACAATGGGTAGTGGAGCGCATTGCGGTGCGCGGAAAAAAAGAAGCCCTCATAGATTCGGTGCGCTACACACAATGGGGACCGGTGGTGTATGAAGACAGTAGCAATATTCATCAAAACATGGCATTGCATTGGCTGGCGCACGAAAAATCAAATGCCAATGAATTAGTGGCTTTTGTGGAGTTGGCGCAGGCTAAAAATTATAACGATTATGTAAAAGCCATCGGCAAATTCGGTTCGCCGCCGCAAAATATCGTATTTGCCTGCAAAGACGGCGACATTGCACTGACCGTACAGGGACAGTTGCCGATTAAAAATGAAGAACAGGGGCGTTTTGTGCAGGCGGGCAACGACAGCAAAAATGCGTGGCACGGTTTTATTCCGAATGAGCAGCTGCCGCGCCTCAAAAATCCCGAACGCGGTTTTGTGTCTTCTGCCAACCAACATTCTACCACACCCGATTATCCGTATTATTACAACGGCGGCTTTGACCATTACAGAGGTCGCTATCTCAACCGCCGCCTCGCCGAAATGGATAGCATCACGGTGGATGATATGAAACGCCTCCAAACCGATGCCCACAGCATCAAAGCCGAAGAAGCATTGCCTTTGCTGATGCAATTTTTAGAGCCTGCCCGCTTAGATGCCGCCGAAAAACCCTACGCCGAAATGTTGCAGGGGTGGAATTACAGCTATGAAGCCGATAAAGTAGCTCCTATTATTTTTGAAACTTGGTTTGATGAATACTATAAAATGTTGTGGGACGAAAATTTGAGTGTGCGCGATACACTGTCTATCTTGATGCCCGAAACCTACACCGCCATTGCGCTATTGCGCGATCACCCGCAGCATTTTTTCTTCGACACCAAAGCCACCCCCGTACAAGAAACCGCCAAAGATATTGTTACGCTGAGTTTTAAATCAGCCGTAAAAATCATTACAGACTGGAAAACAGCGAACCCGCAAAAAAACCTCAACTGGGCGGAATATCGCAATACACACATTCCGCATTTGGCAAAAATAGAGGCTTTCAGTGAAGAAAATATACAATGCAACGGCACAAAAACCGCCCTCAACGCAGTACAAACCGAGTGGGCTCCTTCGTGGCGTATGGTCGTGGAATTGGGCAACCCTATAAAAGCGTGGGGCGTATATCCGGGCGGGCAAAGCGGCAATCCGTTCAGCAGCTACTACCGCAATTTTGTAGATACTTGGAGCAAAGGCGAATATTACGAACTCAACTTCTGGAAAAGCCCCGAAGATGCCAAAGACAAAGTGCTGATGCAACAAAACTTTGAATAA
- a CDS encoding Do family serine endopeptidase — protein sequence MRNFSFMLLAAIFGSLLTYAAFRHTLVQQQKNQNASLFQQVSNTNATSAFMPAISTAFGAAPATDFTVAAAKTTPAVVHIKSKQTAYTTSNRGSDPFQGLFGDDFFSPFFGNPGGSRQPAEATGSGVIISNNGYIVTNNHVVENADEIEITLYDNRTFNATVVGTDPNTDIALIKIEAADLPMLELANSDDARVGEWVLAVGNPFNLASTVTAGIVSAKGRNIDILQTNSAIESFIQTDAAVNPGNSGGALVNIEGQLLGINTAIATPTGVYAGYSFAVPANIVHKVVEDLKRYGNVQRAYLGVQIRSLDSKSAAELGVNITQGVYVDGVTDNSAAQEADMQQGDVIVAIDGVRVKSVPELQEQVGKHNPGDVINVGVNRKGSNKDLRLRLRNADGNTNIVRKEDVASAAAGQLNSVLGCELKPVNDKLKKEMGISGGLQVTNLGNGKLKQYTDIREGFVITRVDEKDINSYEEFAKILQSKKGRGVLLEGKYPGAKGIYYYGFAM from the coding sequence ATGAGAAATTTTTCATTTATGCTGTTAGCTGCTATTTTCGGAAGTTTACTTACTTATGCAGCTTTTCGTCACACACTGGTACAGCAACAAAAAAATCAAAATGCTTCTTTGTTCCAACAGGTGAGCAATACCAATGCTACATCTGCTTTTATGCCCGCTATTTCCACGGCTTTTGGCGCAGCACCCGCAACCGACTTCACCGTTGCCGCCGCTAAAACCACCCCTGCCGTAGTGCATATTAAATCCAAACAAACCGCCTACACCACCTCTAATCGCGGTAGCGACCCCTTTCAGGGTTTGTTTGGCGACGATTTTTTTAGTCCTTTCTTCGGCAACCCGGGCGGAAGCCGTCAGCCCGCCGAAGCTACCGGCTCCGGCGTTATCATCAGCAACAACGGCTATATTGTCACCAACAATCACGTAGTAGAAAATGCGGACGAAATAGAAATTACGCTCTACGACAACCGCACTTTTAATGCTACCGTAGTAGGCACTGACCCCAATACCGATATTGCGCTGATAAAAATTGAAGCTGCTGACCTCCCTATGCTCGAACTCGCCAACTCCGATGATGCGAGGGTAGGAGAGTGGGTACTCGCGGTGGGTAATCCTTTTAATCTGGCTTCTACCGTAACAGCGGGCATTGTGAGTGCCAAAGGCAGAAATATTGATATTCTGCAAACCAATTCAGCGATTGAATCTTTTATTCAAACCGATGCCGCCGTAAATCCGGGCAACAGCGGCGGTGCTTTGGTCAATATTGAAGGGCAATTATTGGGCATTAATACCGCCATTGCCACGCCTACGGGCGTATATGCGGGCTATTCCTTTGCCGTGCCTGCCAATATCGTACATAAAGTAGTAGAAGACCTCAAACGCTACGGCAATGTGCAACGTGCTTATTTGGGTGTTCAAATTCGCAGTTTGGATAGCAAATCGGCTGCCGAGTTGGGCGTAAATATTACACAGGGCGTGTATGTGGACGGTGTCACCGACAATTCTGCCGCACAGGAAGCCGATATGCAGCAAGGCGATGTAATTGTAGCTATTGACGGTGTGCGCGTGAAATCGGTGCCTGAATTGCAGGAGCAAGTGGGCAAACACAATCCGGGCGATGTGATTAATGTGGGTGTTAATCGCAAAGGAAGCAATAAAGATTTGCGTCTCCGCCTCCGCAATGCCGACGGCAATACCAATATTGTGCGCAAAGAAGATGTAGCTTCGGCGGCGGCAGGGCAACTCAACAGCGTGCTGGGCTGCGAACTCAAACCCGTGAACGATAAACTCAAAAAAGAAATGGGTATCAGCGGCGGCTTGCAAGTAACCAACTTGGGCAACGGCAAACTCAAACAATATACCGACATTCGCGAAGGTTTTGTGATTACGCGTGTTGATGAAAAAGACATTAACTCTTATGAAGAATTTGCAAAAATATTGCAAAGTAAAAAAGGACGTGGCGTATTATTGGAAGGAAAATATCCGGGCGCAAAAGGTATTTATTATTATGGCTTTGCGATGTAA
- a CDS encoding nicotinate phosphoribosyltransferase yields the protein MRKLFDKLSIYTDFYELILAQAYFLQKKGDTPAAFDYFFRSNPYEGGYLIFAGLDNLLDILENFQYDTDTLRYLREQGLHEGFLEFLANFRFRGTISAPREGEVVFPTAPILRVEGTIIETQLVETLLLNLLNFQSLIATKAARIRQAAGNRLFIDFGLRRAQGWSGMHAGRAAIIGGADASSNVLGGYYHGLPLWATMAHSWVQSFEDELTAFRNYVLIYPDNATLLVDTYNTLQSGVPNAITVAQELAAQGKQIAAIRLDSGDLAYLSKKARKMLDEAGFSNIKILVSNQLDEYLIRSLDLQKAPIDGYAVGTKLITAHGESALDGVYKMSMYNQEPTLKISNDYVKVSLPALKKVCRYYDAEGFFYRDGVLLLEEDKSTDIIYSPIFSNQSTKVAGLQSEELLHIVMQNGKRILEKQHIQDIARYAAQRLALLPEEHRRFENPHIYKVGLSRRLMDLRDSMLQRFSKS from the coding sequence ATGCGCAAACTCTTCGATAAATTATCCATCTACACCGATTTTTACGAGTTGATTTTAGCTCAGGCTTATTTTTTACAAAAAAAAGGAGATACGCCAGCCGCCTTTGATTATTTTTTTCGCAGTAATCCCTACGAGGGCGGCTATCTTATTTTTGCCGGTTTGGATAATCTCTTGGATATTTTAGAAAATTTTCAATACGATACCGATACCCTGCGCTACTTGCGCGAGCAGGGCTTACACGAGGGGTTTTTGGAGTTTTTGGCAAATTTTCGCTTTCGCGGCACTATTTCTGCGCCGCGCGAGGGCGAAGTGGTATTTCCTACCGCCCCCATTTTGCGCGTGGAAGGCACGATTATCGAAACCCAGCTTGTTGAAACGCTATTGTTGAATTTACTCAATTTTCAGTCGCTCATTGCCACCAAAGCGGCGCGTATCCGGCAGGCGGCGGGCAATCGTTTGTTTATAGATTTCGGGCTACGGCGGGCGCAAGGCTGGAGCGGTATGCACGCCGGTCGTGCGGCTATTATCGGCGGCGCAGATGCCAGTAGCAATGTATTGGGCGGTTATTATCACGGGCTGCCGCTTTGGGCAACGATGGCGCACTCGTGGGTACAAAGTTTTGAAGACGAACTCACCGCCTTCCGCAATTATGTACTTATTTATCCCGACAATGCCACCCTGCTCGTAGATACTTACAATACTTTGCAAAGCGGTGTGCCCAACGCCATTACGGTGGCACAGGAATTGGCGGCACAGGGCAAACAAATTGCTGCCATTCGTTTGGATAGCGGCGACTTGGCGTATTTGTCGAAAAAAGCCCGAAAAATGCTGGACGAAGCGGGATTTTCGAATATCAAAATATTGGTTTCCAACCAATTAGATGAATACCTGATACGGAGTTTGGACTTACAAAAAGCTCCCATTGACGGCTATGCCGTAGGCACAAAACTCATCACGGCACACGGCGAATCGGCATTAGATGGTGTGTATAAAATGAGTATGTACAACCAAGAGCCTACTTTAAAAATATCCAACGATTATGTAAAAGTATCTTTGCCCGCCCTCAAAAAAGTGTGCCGCTACTACGATGCCGAGGGGTTTTTCTATCGCGATGGCGTATTGCTGCTCGAAGAAGACAAGTCCACCGATATTATTTACAGCCCTATTTTTTCCAATCAATCTACGAAAGTGGCAGGATTGCAGAGCGAAGAGCTTTTGCATATAGTGATGCAAAACGGCAAACGCATTTTAGAAAAACAACATATTCAAGATATAGCACGCTATGCAGCCCAGCGCCTCGCCTTGTTGCCCGAAGAGCACCGCCGTTTTGAGAACCCGCATATTTATAAAGTGGGACTCAGCCGCCGCTTGATGGATTTGCGCGACAGCATGCTGCAACGATTTAGTAAAAGTTAA
- a CDS encoding thioredoxin family protein → MNQFFYDKVQASTDYATYRAVTELSLSTMKNTDGSELCAEMAEYIRLNIQRMNRLDKTAHLNTDLEAALKQLRQNYIWLIISEGWCGDASQTVPVWIKAAEAANRIECRLILRDQHPDLIEKFLTNGGKAIPIVLCLDADNYELVAVWGPRPAPLQEKVNAYKKDSGGKSFEDFVTEVHTWYANDKTQTLQQEMLKLVRELE, encoded by the coding sequence ATGAATCAGTTTTTTTATGATAAGGTGCAAGCATCTACGGACTATGCCACCTACCGGGCTGTTACAGAATTGAGTTTGAGTACGATGAAAAATACGGACGGCTCTGAGCTGTGTGCGGAGATGGCAGAATATATCCGGTTGAATATTCAACGTATGAACCGCTTAGACAAAACCGCCCACCTGAACACCGACTTGGAAGCGGCTTTGAAGCAACTCCGACAAAATTATATCTGGCTCATTATTTCCGAAGGCTGGTGCGGCGATGCCTCTCAAACAGTGCCCGTGTGGATAAAAGCTGCCGAAGCCGCCAACCGTATTGAGTGCCGCCTCATTTTGCGCGACCAACACCCCGATTTGATAGAAAAATTTCTGACCAACGGCGGCAAAGCCATTCCGATTGTGCTGTGCTTAGATGCCGACAACTACGAATTAGTGGCAGTTTGGGGACCGCGCCCCGCACCCTTACAGGAAAAAGTAAACGCTTATAAAAAAGATAGCGGCGGCAAAAGTTTTGAAGATTTCGTAACCGAAGTACATACTTGGTATGCCAACGACAAAACACAAACCTTGCAGCAGGAAATGTTGAAATTGGTGCGGGAGTTGGAATAA
- the secG gene encoding preprotein translocase subunit SecG encodes MYNFITILLILICILIGIVVLVQAPKGGGLAAGMGGTGTTNMFGGVQKASDFLERVTWTLAIAFFVLSILSTAFLESGTATDSTAPATQMEQQLENEGQ; translated from the coding sequence ATGTATAATTTTATCACGATTTTATTAATCCTCATCTGTATATTGATTGGTATAGTGGTATTGGTACAAGCTCCCAAAGGCGGCGGATTGGCGGCAGGTATGGGCGGAACCGGCACCACCAATATGTTTGGAGGCGTACAAAAAGCATCAGACTTTTTGGAGCGTGTAACGTGGACTTTAGCCATTGCGTTTTTTGTATTGAGTATTTTATCTACCGCCTTTTTGGAAAGCGGCACTGCTACCGATAGCACTGCGCCGGCTACACAGATGGAGCAGCAATTGGAAAACGAAGGACAATAA
- a CDS encoding PASTA domain-containing protein, producing MNDNNKQQTIVGGALGNIINRLNTRPVFRDVLLAALGLLLAFFLFSVFLNIYTRHGDAQIVPDIIGKIANEELEDLLDDRSLRLYVADCTYIKGMAPLQVIEQDPPPLSKAKSGRKIYVTINAVEPPLTVFPDITDVSLHNAQMTLNNLGLDVAETVYVPDIAKDAVLYFEMDGQRIKPGASIHKGSKITLFVGDGKGNTEIKVPDLIGMQYTKALFTLRGSGLNVGQIFKDEDVYDATQGFVYKQSPAPDATGLVILNAGDAINLYIQKDPVFEDEILDTATTTDSVPAAPAANSAADTANKKPAAAPKNTENKDDDDFF from the coding sequence TTGAACGACAATAATAAACAACAAACCATAGTGGGCGGTGCGCTGGGCAATATTATCAACCGGCTGAATACGCGCCCTGTTTTTCGCGATGTATTGCTCGCCGCGCTGGGGCTTTTACTCGCTTTCTTTTTATTTTCCGTTTTTTTAAATATCTACACCCGCCACGGCGATGCCCAAATAGTACCCGATATTATAGGTAAAATTGCTAATGAAGAACTGGAAGATTTATTGGACGACCGCTCTTTGCGTTTGTACGTTGCCGATTGTACTTATATCAAGGGTATGGCTCCGCTGCAAGTGATAGAACAAGACCCGCCGCCGCTTTCCAAAGCTAAAAGCGGAAGAAAAATTTATGTAACTATCAATGCCGTTGAGCCGCCGCTTACGGTGTTTCCTGATATTACCGATGTGTCTTTGCACAATGCCCAAATGACTTTGAATAATTTGGGATTAGATGTAGCCGAAACTGTATATGTGCCCGATATTGCCAAAGATGCAGTATTGTATTTTGAAATGGACGGTCAGCGTATTAAACCCGGAGCTTCTATTCACAAAGGCAGCAAAATAACTTTGTTTGTTGGCGATGGTAAAGGAAATACGGAAATAAAAGTACCCGACCTTATCGGTATGCAATATACCAAAGCCCTGTTTACATTGCGCGGTTCGGGGCTGAATGTGGGACAAATATTTAAAGACGAAGATGTATATGATGCTACGCAGGGATTTGTATATAAGCAAAGCCCCGCACCCGATGCAACGGGATTGGTGATTCTGAATGCCGGCGATGCCATTAATTTATACATTCAGAAAGACCCCGTATTTGAAGATGAAATCTTGGATACAGCAACTACCACAGATAGTGTGCCTGCCGCACCTGCCGCCAACTCTGCCGCCGATACTGCGAATAAAAAACCTGCGGCAGCTCCAAAAAATACCGAAAATAAAGATGACGATGACTTTTTTTAA